A single genomic interval of Oncorhynchus mykiss isolate Arlee chromosome 13, USDA_OmykA_1.1, whole genome shotgun sequence harbors:
- the LOC110485679 gene encoding coiled-coil domain-containing protein 151 isoform X1: MPFSAEAIKPPLHDQITELQRKIQLLEGDRSAYYEMSQSSIKKNRNSILQLRQENKRLHKKLANALAGDEQVIKEAFQSRGMEKAAFRNMSGKAALKVLDQKVCDKMKKLNALKHTTQTHRRRLEDLQTLYQSMKLENRGPERDTERRSEEAKSEGEAAEEHPQKNLRVLENRLEKAQLKCQEAEHIMRGYLKLKAHLQEESLTFQSQLDKLEAEILRQRQELKDLQVLNSDALLSKDTAKAELQRQEEQMYRERKDRECILTRYKKEAEDRKAQAERVERRAQRAAMQPDELSSDAQRSATGLGEEERAISTFEEAFRRIKEATGVTDTREVVERFISQGDTQQHLEDLKKENQRTLVQLKEDRDRLQEHFQDIKYSGETKLSSGQQMLEDCKRHLQAEQGRRDATKERLDWLTRTLNTVRAGVEHLSDKLQHIKLGERPEPQLPPGSEEYVVELLSQSEQKLLLLQEELQGKDLAAIMKEMEEEEFHASIEGKLPHCNTRIKLPEAQRQDPYDEEEESGDDEGDIITRAILKHQSQLIIDSKTKRKTRTKKKKGKL, encoded by the exons ATGCCGTTCAGCGCCGAGGCCATTAAGCCGCCCCTTCATGACCAAATAACAGAACTGCAGAGGAAAATTCAACTTCTTG AGGGCGACAGAAGTGCATACTATGAAATGTCTCAGTCAAGCATCAAGAAAAACAGGAATTCTATCCTTCAGCTGAGGCAGGAGAACAAGAGACTACATAAGAAGTTGGCTAACGCTCTTGCT gGGGACGAGCAGGTGATAAAGGAGGCCTTCCAAAGCCGAGGCATGGAGAAAGCTGCCTTCAGAAACATGTCAGGGAAG GCTGCTCTCAAGGTGCTGGACCAGAAGGTGTGTGACAAGATGAAGAAGCTGAACGCTCTAAAGCACACCACCCAGACGCACCGTCGTCGCCTGGAGGACCTACAGACACTGTACCAGAGTATGAAGCTAGAGAacaggggaccagagagagacacggagagacgcAGCGAGGAGGCCAAG agtgaaggagaggcggcTGAGGAGCATCCCCAAAAG AACTTGCGGGTGCTGGAGAATCGTCTGGAGAAAGCCCAGCTGAAGTGCCAGGAGGCTGAACACATCATGAGAGGCTATCTGAAACTAAAGGCCCACCTACAG GAGGAGAGCCTGACCTTCCAGTCCCAGCTGGATAAACTAGAGGCTGAGAtcctgagacagagacaggagctgAAGGACCTGCAGGTCCTGAACAGTGACGCACTGCTCTCCAAAGACACTGCCAAG gcagaGCTGCAGCGTCAAGAAGAACAGATGTATagggagaggaaggacagagagtgTATCCTCACCCGTTACAAGAAAGAGGCAGAGGACCGTAAGGCTCAGgctgagagagtggagagaagg GCCCAGCGGGCAGCCATGCAGCCTGACGAGCTGAGTAGCGATGCCCAGCGCAGTGCCACCGGgctaggggaggaggagagggccatCTCCACCTTCGAAGAGGCCTTCAGACGCATCAAGGAGGCCACGGGGGTCACTGACACACGG GAGGTGGTGGAGAGGTTCATCTCCCAAGGAGACACCCAGCAGCACCTGGAGGATCTGAAGAAGGAGAACCAGAGAACCCTGGTACAGCTGAAGGAGGACAGGGACCGTCTGCAGGAACACTTCCAGGACATCAAGTACTCCGGGGAGACTAAGCTCTCCAG TGGTCAGCAGATGCTGGAGGACTGTAAGCGCCACCTGCAGGCGGAGCAGGGGAGACGCGACGCCACCAAGGAGCGTCTGGACTGGCTGACCCGTACCCTGAACACGGTCCGGGCCGGGGTGGAACACCTATCTGACAAACTGCAGCACATCAAGCTG GGTGAGCGACCGGAGCCCCAGCTGCCCCCCGGCTCAGAGGAGTACGTGGTGGAACTGCTGTCCCAGTCAGAGCAGAAGCTGCTGTTATTGCAGGAGGAGCTCCAGGGGAAGGACCTGGCCGCCATCAtgaaggagatggaggaagaggag TTCCATGCCAGCATCGAGGGGAAGCTGCCCCATTGCAACACCCGCATCAAGCTGCCTGAGGCTCAGAGACAGGACCCATATGATG aagaggaggagagcgggGACGATGAGGGTGACATTATCACCAGGGCGATACTGAAGCACCAGTCTCAGCTCATCATCGACTCCAAGACTAAGAGGAAGACCAGGACCAAGAAGAAAAAGGGCAAgctctga
- the LOC110485679 gene encoding coiled-coil domain-containing protein 151 isoform X2, with translation MPFSAEAIKPPLHDQITELQRKIQLLEGDRSAYYEMSQSSIKKNRNSILQLRQENKRLHKKLANALAGDEQVIKEAFQSRGMEKAAFRNMSGKAALKVLDQKVCDKMKKLNALKHTTQTHRRRLEDLQTLYQSMKLENRGPERDTERRSEEAKNLRVLENRLEKAQLKCQEAEHIMRGYLKLKAHLQEESLTFQSQLDKLEAEILRQRQELKDLQVLNSDALLSKDTAKAELQRQEEQMYRERKDRECILTRYKKEAEDRKAQAERVERRAQRAAMQPDELSSDAQRSATGLGEEERAISTFEEAFRRIKEATGVTDTREVVERFISQGDTQQHLEDLKKENQRTLVQLKEDRDRLQEHFQDIKYSGETKLSSGQQMLEDCKRHLQAEQGRRDATKERLDWLTRTLNTVRAGVEHLSDKLQHIKLGERPEPQLPPGSEEYVVELLSQSEQKLLLLQEELQGKDLAAIMKEMEEEEFHASIEGKLPHCNTRIKLPEAQRQDPYDEEEESGDDEGDIITRAILKHQSQLIIDSKTKRKTRTKKKKGKL, from the exons ATGCCGTTCAGCGCCGAGGCCATTAAGCCGCCCCTTCATGACCAAATAACAGAACTGCAGAGGAAAATTCAACTTCTTG AGGGCGACAGAAGTGCATACTATGAAATGTCTCAGTCAAGCATCAAGAAAAACAGGAATTCTATCCTTCAGCTGAGGCAGGAGAACAAGAGACTACATAAGAAGTTGGCTAACGCTCTTGCT gGGGACGAGCAGGTGATAAAGGAGGCCTTCCAAAGCCGAGGCATGGAGAAAGCTGCCTTCAGAAACATGTCAGGGAAG GCTGCTCTCAAGGTGCTGGACCAGAAGGTGTGTGACAAGATGAAGAAGCTGAACGCTCTAAAGCACACCACCCAGACGCACCGTCGTCGCCTGGAGGACCTACAGACACTGTACCAGAGTATGAAGCTAGAGAacaggggaccagagagagacacggagagacgcAGCGAGGAGGCCAAG AACTTGCGGGTGCTGGAGAATCGTCTGGAGAAAGCCCAGCTGAAGTGCCAGGAGGCTGAACACATCATGAGAGGCTATCTGAAACTAAAGGCCCACCTACAG GAGGAGAGCCTGACCTTCCAGTCCCAGCTGGATAAACTAGAGGCTGAGAtcctgagacagagacaggagctgAAGGACCTGCAGGTCCTGAACAGTGACGCACTGCTCTCCAAAGACACTGCCAAG gcagaGCTGCAGCGTCAAGAAGAACAGATGTATagggagaggaaggacagagagtgTATCCTCACCCGTTACAAGAAAGAGGCAGAGGACCGTAAGGCTCAGgctgagagagtggagagaagg GCCCAGCGGGCAGCCATGCAGCCTGACGAGCTGAGTAGCGATGCCCAGCGCAGTGCCACCGGgctaggggaggaggagagggccatCTCCACCTTCGAAGAGGCCTTCAGACGCATCAAGGAGGCCACGGGGGTCACTGACACACGG GAGGTGGTGGAGAGGTTCATCTCCCAAGGAGACACCCAGCAGCACCTGGAGGATCTGAAGAAGGAGAACCAGAGAACCCTGGTACAGCTGAAGGAGGACAGGGACCGTCTGCAGGAACACTTCCAGGACATCAAGTACTCCGGGGAGACTAAGCTCTCCAG TGGTCAGCAGATGCTGGAGGACTGTAAGCGCCACCTGCAGGCGGAGCAGGGGAGACGCGACGCCACCAAGGAGCGTCTGGACTGGCTGACCCGTACCCTGAACACGGTCCGGGCCGGGGTGGAACACCTATCTGACAAACTGCAGCACATCAAGCTG GGTGAGCGACCGGAGCCCCAGCTGCCCCCCGGCTCAGAGGAGTACGTGGTGGAACTGCTGTCCCAGTCAGAGCAGAAGCTGCTGTTATTGCAGGAGGAGCTCCAGGGGAAGGACCTGGCCGCCATCAtgaaggagatggaggaagaggag TTCCATGCCAGCATCGAGGGGAAGCTGCCCCATTGCAACACCCGCATCAAGCTGCCTGAGGCTCAGAGACAGGACCCATATGATG aagaggaggagagcgggGACGATGAGGGTGACATTATCACCAGGGCGATACTGAAGCACCAGTCTCAGCTCATCATCGACTCCAAGACTAAGAGGAAGACCAGGACCAAGAAGAAAAAGGGCAAgctctga
- the LOC110485677 gene encoding choline transporter-like protein 2 isoform X1, with protein sequence MELNEKNPTPDSKYGEARKFDPTFKGPIHNRGCTDVFCCILFILAILGYFAVGILAWSQGDPRKVIYPTDSRGQFCGQAGTPLEKKPLLFYFNILKCASPLTLLEFQCPTTQLCVESCPTKHMTLLKAYLNKGEQEYYKQFCKEGVDFSKMSAPEILRDGLCPSMLMSSKPFTRRCLPALSTMKGGVVVVGNETIFDNGEGEKVNATDFLDASKKSNVVVEARQVAMRIFEDYTVSWYWILIGLVIAMVVSLIFIILLRYLAGIMIWVMIVMVILVIGYGIFHCAMEYRSLKGEPGSDVTIRDLGLQTDFSVYLQIRQTWLAFMIILSIVEVVVILLLIFLRKRVLIAIALIKEASRAVGHVMSSLFYPLLTFALLALVIAYWAITAVFLSTSNEQVYKVFNTTECDYSRNTCNPETFNTTNITAQCPDAECLFAFYGGETYYHKYLILFQFYNVFLFFWCANFVTALGQVTLAGAFASYYWAFKKPDDIPANPICSSLGRALRYHTGSLAFGSLILSLVQVIRVLLEYLDQKLKAAQNRFAKFLLSCLKCCFWCLEKFIKFLNRNAYIMVAIYGKSFCTSARDAFFLLMRNIIRVAVLDKVTDFLLFLGKLLIVGIVGICSFFFFSGRIKAVEQTAPSLNYYWVPILTVVVGSYLIAHGFFSVYAMCVDTLFLCFCEDLERNDGSPERPYFMSPELHEILSKTKMAEEEDNKDGTEQPDADPREPTLMDEVRLEEEVPLKEQDGEIQLKHQDVFMQANEEEQPLKEKTEEAEVEETQEDKSEVKEEEEEKGPEEEEEVEEKGSKEGKPGEKDHQPTEPKKEEIEEKKPQEAEPKDHPSTPQE encoded by the exons GAAGAAACCTCTCCTGTTCTACTTCAACATCCTGAAGTGTGCCAGTCCCCTGACCCTGCTGGAGTTCCAGTGCCCCACCACTCAGTTATGTGTGGAAAGCTGTCCTACCAAACACATGACGTTGCTGAAAGCCTACCTGAACAAAGGAGAGCAGGAGTACTACAAGCAGTTCTGCAAGGAAGGAGTGGACTTCTCCAAAATG AGTGCTCCCGAGATCCTGAGGGATGGCCTGTGTCCTTCCATGCTCATGTCCAGCAAACCAT tcACTCGTCGGTGCCTTCCAGCTCTCAGTACCATGAAAGGTGGTGTGGTTGTCGTTGGCAACGAGACTATTTTTGACaacggggagggagagaaggtgaaCGCCACTGATTTTCTGGACGCTTCAAA GAAGTCCAATGTGGTTGTTGAGGCTCGCCAGGTAGCCATGAGGATCTTTGAGGACTACACTGTGTCCTGGTACTGGATACTGAT tggTCTGGTGATAGCCATGGTGGTCAGTCTCATCTTCATAATCCTCCTGCGCTACCTGGCTGGGATCATGATCTGGGTCATGATCGTCATGGTGATACTGGTCATCGGCTATG GGATCTTCCATTGTGCCATGGAGTACCGCAGCCTGAAGGGAGAGCCGGGTTCTGACGTCACTATCCGTGATCTGGGACTGCAGACAGACTTCTCTGTTTACCTGCAGATCAGACAGACCTGGCTGGCTTTCA TGATCATCCTGTCCATCGTGGAGGTGGTTGTCATCCTGCTGCTCATCTTCCTCAGGAAGAGAGTCCTCATCGCCATCGCCCTCATCAAGGAGGCCAGCAGGGCTGTTGGCcatgtgatgtcatcactgttCTACCCACTGTTGACCTTTGCCCTGCTGGCCCTGGTCATAGCCTACTGGGCCATCACCGCTGT CTTCCTGTCCACCTCCAATGAGCAGGTGTACAAAGTGTTCAACACCACTGAGTGCGATTACTCCAGAAACACCTGCAATCCCGAG aCGTTCAACACcaccaacatcacagcccagtgcCCGGACGCCGAGTGCCTGTTTGCCTTCTACGGAGGCGAGACCTACTACCATAAATACCTCATCCTGTTCCAGTTCTACAACGTGTTCCTCTTCTTCTGGTGTGCTAACTTTGTGACGGCGCTGGGTCAGGTGACCCTGGCTGGGGCCTTCGCATCCTACTACTGGGCCTTCAAGAAGCCCGACGACATCCCAGCCAACCCCATCTGCTCCTCACTTGGTCGAGCCCTCAG ATACCATACAGGCTCCCTTGCCTTCGGTTCCCTCATCCTGTCTCTGGTTCAGGTCATCAGGGTTCTGCTGGAATACCTGGACCAGAAGCTGAAAG CTGCCCAGAATCGCTTTGCCAAGTTCCTGCTCAGCTGCCTGAAGTGCTGCTTCTGGTGCCTGGAGAAATTCATCAAGTTCCTCAACAGAAACGCCTACATCATG GTGGCAATATATGGTAAAAGCTTCTGTACCTCAGCCAGAGATGCCTTCTTCCTCCTCATGAGAAATATAATCAG GGTGGCTGTCTTGGACAAGGTGACTGACTTCCTATTGTTTTTGGGGAAGCTCCTCATCGTTGGAATTGTGG GAATctgttctttcttcttcttctctgggaGGATTAAGGCTGTGGAGCAGACTGCCCCCTCTCTCAACTACTACTGGGTTCCCATTCTG ACGGTGGTGGTGGGATCCTACCTGATTGCCCATGGATTCTTCAGTGTGTATGCTATGTGTGTGGACACACTCTTCCTCTGCTTCT GTGAAGACCTGGAGAGAAACGACGGCTCTCCAGAAAGGCCGTACTTCATGTCTCCGGAGCTTCACGAGATTCTCTCCAAAACCAAAATGGCGGAGGAAGAGGACAACAAAGATGGTACGGAACAGCCAGATGCTGACCCAAGAGAACCTACACTGATGGACGAAGTTCGCCTGGAGGAGGAAGTACCGCTGAAAGAACAAGATGGAGAGATACAACTGAAACACCAAGATGTGTTCATGCAGGCCAACGAAGAGGAGCAACCTCTGAAGGAGAAGACCGAAGAGGCGGAAGTGGAAGAAACACAAGAGGATAAATCTgaagtgaaggaggaggaggaagagaagggaccagaagaggaggaagaagtggAAGAAAAGGGATCAAAGGAGGGCAAGCCTGGAGAGAAGGATCACCAGCCGACAGAACCTAAAAAGGAAGAGATAGAGGAAAAGAAACCTCAAGAGGCGGAGCCTAAAGACCATCCTTCTACACCCCAGGAGTAG
- the LOC110485677 gene encoding choline transporter-like protein 2 isoform X2 — protein sequence MTKNKGEARKFDPTFKGPIHNRGCTDVFCCILFILAILGYFAVGILAWSQGDPRKVIYPTDSRGQFCGQAGTPLEKKPLLFYFNILKCASPLTLLEFQCPTTQLCVESCPTKHMTLLKAYLNKGEQEYYKQFCKEGVDFSKMSAPEILRDGLCPSMLMSSKPFTRRCLPALSTMKGGVVVVGNETIFDNGEGEKVNATDFLDASKKSNVVVEARQVAMRIFEDYTVSWYWILIGLVIAMVVSLIFIILLRYLAGIMIWVMIVMVILVIGYGIFHCAMEYRSLKGEPGSDVTIRDLGLQTDFSVYLQIRQTWLAFMIILSIVEVVVILLLIFLRKRVLIAIALIKEASRAVGHVMSSLFYPLLTFALLALVIAYWAITAVFLSTSNEQVYKVFNTTECDYSRNTCNPETFNTTNITAQCPDAECLFAFYGGETYYHKYLILFQFYNVFLFFWCANFVTALGQVTLAGAFASYYWAFKKPDDIPANPICSSLGRALRYHTGSLAFGSLILSLVQVIRVLLEYLDQKLKAAQNRFAKFLLSCLKCCFWCLEKFIKFLNRNAYIMVAIYGKSFCTSARDAFFLLMRNIIRVAVLDKVTDFLLFLGKLLIVGIVGICSFFFFSGRIKAVEQTAPSLNYYWVPILTVVVGSYLIAHGFFSVYAMCVDTLFLCFCEDLERNDGSPERPYFMSPELHEILSKTKMAEEEDNKDGTEQPDADPREPTLMDEVRLEEEVPLKEQDGEIQLKHQDVFMQANEEEQPLKEKTEEAEVEETQEDKSEVKEEEEEKGPEEEEEVEEKGSKEGKPGEKDHQPTEPKKEEIEEKKPQEAEPKDHPSTPQE from the exons GAAGAAACCTCTCCTGTTCTACTTCAACATCCTGAAGTGTGCCAGTCCCCTGACCCTGCTGGAGTTCCAGTGCCCCACCACTCAGTTATGTGTGGAAAGCTGTCCTACCAAACACATGACGTTGCTGAAAGCCTACCTGAACAAAGGAGAGCAGGAGTACTACAAGCAGTTCTGCAAGGAAGGAGTGGACTTCTCCAAAATG AGTGCTCCCGAGATCCTGAGGGATGGCCTGTGTCCTTCCATGCTCATGTCCAGCAAACCAT tcACTCGTCGGTGCCTTCCAGCTCTCAGTACCATGAAAGGTGGTGTGGTTGTCGTTGGCAACGAGACTATTTTTGACaacggggagggagagaaggtgaaCGCCACTGATTTTCTGGACGCTTCAAA GAAGTCCAATGTGGTTGTTGAGGCTCGCCAGGTAGCCATGAGGATCTTTGAGGACTACACTGTGTCCTGGTACTGGATACTGAT tggTCTGGTGATAGCCATGGTGGTCAGTCTCATCTTCATAATCCTCCTGCGCTACCTGGCTGGGATCATGATCTGGGTCATGATCGTCATGGTGATACTGGTCATCGGCTATG GGATCTTCCATTGTGCCATGGAGTACCGCAGCCTGAAGGGAGAGCCGGGTTCTGACGTCACTATCCGTGATCTGGGACTGCAGACAGACTTCTCTGTTTACCTGCAGATCAGACAGACCTGGCTGGCTTTCA TGATCATCCTGTCCATCGTGGAGGTGGTTGTCATCCTGCTGCTCATCTTCCTCAGGAAGAGAGTCCTCATCGCCATCGCCCTCATCAAGGAGGCCAGCAGGGCTGTTGGCcatgtgatgtcatcactgttCTACCCACTGTTGACCTTTGCCCTGCTGGCCCTGGTCATAGCCTACTGGGCCATCACCGCTGT CTTCCTGTCCACCTCCAATGAGCAGGTGTACAAAGTGTTCAACACCACTGAGTGCGATTACTCCAGAAACACCTGCAATCCCGAG aCGTTCAACACcaccaacatcacagcccagtgcCCGGACGCCGAGTGCCTGTTTGCCTTCTACGGAGGCGAGACCTACTACCATAAATACCTCATCCTGTTCCAGTTCTACAACGTGTTCCTCTTCTTCTGGTGTGCTAACTTTGTGACGGCGCTGGGTCAGGTGACCCTGGCTGGGGCCTTCGCATCCTACTACTGGGCCTTCAAGAAGCCCGACGACATCCCAGCCAACCCCATCTGCTCCTCACTTGGTCGAGCCCTCAG ATACCATACAGGCTCCCTTGCCTTCGGTTCCCTCATCCTGTCTCTGGTTCAGGTCATCAGGGTTCTGCTGGAATACCTGGACCAGAAGCTGAAAG CTGCCCAGAATCGCTTTGCCAAGTTCCTGCTCAGCTGCCTGAAGTGCTGCTTCTGGTGCCTGGAGAAATTCATCAAGTTCCTCAACAGAAACGCCTACATCATG GTGGCAATATATGGTAAAAGCTTCTGTACCTCAGCCAGAGATGCCTTCTTCCTCCTCATGAGAAATATAATCAG GGTGGCTGTCTTGGACAAGGTGACTGACTTCCTATTGTTTTTGGGGAAGCTCCTCATCGTTGGAATTGTGG GAATctgttctttcttcttcttctctgggaGGATTAAGGCTGTGGAGCAGACTGCCCCCTCTCTCAACTACTACTGGGTTCCCATTCTG ACGGTGGTGGTGGGATCCTACCTGATTGCCCATGGATTCTTCAGTGTGTATGCTATGTGTGTGGACACACTCTTCCTCTGCTTCT GTGAAGACCTGGAGAGAAACGACGGCTCTCCAGAAAGGCCGTACTTCATGTCTCCGGAGCTTCACGAGATTCTCTCCAAAACCAAAATGGCGGAGGAAGAGGACAACAAAGATGGTACGGAACAGCCAGATGCTGACCCAAGAGAACCTACACTGATGGACGAAGTTCGCCTGGAGGAGGAAGTACCGCTGAAAGAACAAGATGGAGAGATACAACTGAAACACCAAGATGTGTTCATGCAGGCCAACGAAGAGGAGCAACCTCTGAAGGAGAAGACCGAAGAGGCGGAAGTGGAAGAAACACAAGAGGATAAATCTgaagtgaaggaggaggaggaagagaagggaccagaagaggaggaagaagtggAAGAAAAGGGATCAAAGGAGGGCAAGCCTGGAGAGAAGGATCACCAGCCGACAGAACCTAAAAAGGAAGAGATAGAGGAAAAGAAACCTCAAGAGGCGGAGCCTAAAGACCATCCTTCTACACCCCAGGAGTAG